A window of the Fibrobacter sp. UWT2 genome harbors these coding sequences:
- a CDS encoding SpoVG family protein, whose product MAAKEKTHEKEKKEWNASGAFDCLAVTSVQVYPFREGPSMGHIKGLASIVLNDQFLIRGLRVMEGENGMFVGYPVDPFFKGEEYRSVCFPMARNLREHIENCVLEKYQASVV is encoded by the coding sequence ATGGCTGCAAAAGAAAAAACTCACGAAAAAGAAAAGAAGGAATGGAATGCTTCCGGTGCATTCGACTGCCTCGCTGTTACTAGCGTCCAAGTTTATCCCTTTAGAGAAGGCCCGTCCATGGGACATATCAAGGGCTTGGCATCTATCGTTCTCAACGACCAGTTTCTGATCCGCGGTCTCCGCGTCATGGAAGGTGAGAACGGCATGTTTGTGGGTTACCCCGTAGATCCGTTCTTCAAAGGCGAAGAATACCGCAGTGTCTGTTTCCCTATGGCAAGGAACCTGCGCGAACACATCGAAAACTGCGTCCTTGAAAAATACCAGGCATCTGTAGTATAG